From Streptomyces qinzhouensis, one genomic window encodes:
- a CDS encoding alkyl sulfatase C-terminal domain-containing protein, whose protein sequence is MATKEECREALGKLSDNLARADGDVRSATALDRSMSCHIRDLDITFTGRLRQGVIEVADDHQGPPREKAEIRLAMTGDDLVAMVDGTLNFGKAWASGRVKLEAGFRDLMRLRSLL, encoded by the coding sequence ATGGCGACGAAGGAAGAGTGCCGCGAGGCGCTCGGCAAACTCAGTGACAATCTCGCGCGGGCGGACGGCGACGTCCGAAGCGCGACCGCGCTCGACCGCTCCATGAGCTGTCACATCCGGGATCTGGACATCACGTTCACCGGCAGGCTGCGGCAGGGCGTGATCGAGGTGGCGGACGATCACCAGGGTCCGCCGCGCGAGAAGGCGGAGATCCGGCTGGCGATGACCGGCGACGATCTCGTCGCGATGGTCGACGGCACGCTGAACTTCGGGAAGGCATGGGCGTCGGGCCGGGTGAAGCTGGAGGCCGGCTTCCGCGATCTGATGCGGCTGCGCTCCCTCCTCTGA
- a CDS encoding ABC transporter ATP-binding protein: MQRLTAESVTLGYDRRVIAEGLTVAIPDNSFTVIVGPNACGKSTLLRALSRMLKPSDGRVLLDGQAIHSLPAKKVARILGLLPQTSIAPDGITVADLVARGRYPHQGLLRQWSPEDERIVRESMTATGVAELAERYVDELSGGQRQRVWIAMALAQQTPLLLLDEPTTFLDIQHQLEVLDLCAELHENQGRTLVAVLHDLNQAARYATHLVALRDGRVVAEGPPSDVVTAELVEEVFGVRSRVIDDPESGTPLVVPVARRRTGTVPADRVAAAETP; the protein is encoded by the coding sequence ATGCAGCGACTCACCGCCGAATCGGTCACGCTCGGATACGACCGGCGGGTCATCGCCGAGGGTCTTACGGTGGCGATCCCCGACAACTCGTTCACGGTGATCGTCGGCCCCAACGCCTGCGGCAAGTCCACCCTGCTGCGGGCCCTGTCGCGGATGCTGAAGCCGTCCGACGGCCGGGTGCTGCTGGACGGCCAGGCCATTCACTCCCTGCCCGCGAAGAAGGTGGCACGGATCCTCGGGCTGCTGCCGCAGACGTCGATCGCGCCCGACGGGATCACCGTCGCCGATCTGGTCGCCCGTGGGCGCTATCCGCATCAGGGGCTGTTGCGGCAGTGGTCACCCGAGGACGAGCGGATCGTCCGGGAGTCGATGACCGCGACCGGGGTCGCCGAACTGGCTGAGCGCTATGTCGACGAGCTGTCGGGCGGGCAGCGCCAGCGGGTGTGGATCGCGATGGCGCTGGCCCAGCAGACCCCGCTGCTGCTGCTCGACGAACCCACCACCTTCCTCGACATCCAGCACCAGCTCGAAGTGCTGGACCTCTGCGCCGAACTCCACGAGAACCAGGGGCGGACCCTGGTCGCGGTCCTGCACGACCTCAACCAGGCCGCGCGGTACGCCACCCATCTCGTCGCCCTGCGCGACGGACGGGTCGTCGCCGAGGGGCCGCCGTCGGATGTGGTGACGGCCGAGCTGGTGGAGGAGGTGTTCGGGGTACGGAGCCGGGTGATCGACGATCCCGAGTCCGGGACGCCGCTGGTGGTGCCGGTGGCCCGGCGGCGGACCGGGACGGTACCCGCGGACCGGGTGGCGGCGGCCGAAACGCCGTAG
- a CDS encoding HAD hydrolase-like protein yields MSRLRVRNRPDGSGDALCTAYDTALLDLDGVVYAGGEAVAHAVPSLLAARDAGMRLAYVTNNALRPPDAVARHLTELGVPAVAGDVITSAQAVARLIAERVPAGARVLVIGGEGLRLALRERGLVPVESADDDPAAVVQGYGGPELPWGRFAEASYAIRRGVPWFASNTDLTIPGARGIGPGNGAAVEVVRIATGAEPEVAGKPLPPMHRETVLRTGARRPLVVGDRLDTDIEGAFNGDVDSLLVLTGVTDPAQLLAAEPPHRPTYVDADLRGLLTGQPEVTGDPAAGFGCGGWTASVRDGGLVLDGEGQALDGLRALSAAAWTDAGEGACTAAADKALARLGW; encoded by the coding sequence ATGAGTCGGCTGCGGGTCAGGAATCGGCCGGACGGGAGCGGGGACGCGCTGTGCACGGCGTACGACACCGCTCTGCTCGACCTCGACGGGGTCGTGTACGCGGGCGGGGAGGCCGTGGCCCATGCCGTGCCGTCGCTGCTGGCTGCGCGGGACGCCGGGATGAGGCTGGCGTACGTCACCAACAACGCGCTGCGTCCGCCGGACGCGGTGGCCCGGCATCTGACGGAGCTGGGGGTGCCCGCGGTGGCCGGGGACGTGATCACCTCGGCGCAGGCCGTGGCCCGGCTGATCGCCGAACGGGTCCCCGCGGGGGCGCGGGTCCTGGTGATCGGCGGGGAGGGGCTGCGGCTGGCGTTGCGGGAGCGCGGGCTGGTGCCCGTCGAGTCCGCGGACGACGATCCGGCGGCCGTCGTCCAGGGGTACGGCGGGCCCGAACTGCCCTGGGGACGGTTCGCGGAGGCGAGTTACGCGATCAGGCGCGGAGTGCCCTGGTTCGCCTCCAACACCGATCTGACGATTCCGGGCGCCCGTGGCATCGGGCCGGGCAACGGGGCCGCGGTGGAGGTCGTACGGATCGCCACCGGCGCCGAACCGGAGGTCGCGGGCAAGCCGCTGCCCCCGATGCACCGGGAGACCGTGCTGCGGACCGGGGCCCGCCGGCCGCTGGTGGTGGGGGACCGGCTGGACACCGATATCGAGGGCGCTTTCAACGGGGACGTGGACTCGCTGCTGGTACTGACGGGGGTGACGGACCCGGCGCAGCTCCTGGCGGCGGAGCCGCCGCACCGGCCGACGTATGTGGACGCCGATCTGCGGGGGCTGCTGACCGGGCAGCCGGAGGTGACCGGGGACCCGGCGGCCGGGTTCGGCTGCGGAGGCTGGACCGCTTCCGTACGGGACGGAGGGCTGGTCCTCGACGGCGAGGGGCAGGCCCTGGACGGGCTGCGGGCGCTGTCCGCGGCGGCCTGGACGGACGCGGGCGAAGGGGCCTGCACGGCAGCCGCGGACAAGGCCCTGGCCAGGCTGGGATGGTGA
- a CDS encoding RNA-guided endonuclease InsQ/TnpB family protein: MTASQVKRAFKYRFYPTDAQAAELSRTFGCVRKVYNLALAARTEAWARGERVNYNQTSSLLTGWKRTEELAYLSEVSSVPLQQCLRHLQSAFAGFFARRGKYPRFKSRKKSRRSAEYTSSGFRYRDGKLTLAKMSGPLAVVWSRPLPEGAVPSTVTVSQDAAGRWFVSMLCDDTPAPVPETVKAVGIDAGITSLVTLSTGEKVTNPKFERKDRARLAKAQRELSRKARGDGANRAKARRKVAGIHARIADRRRDHLHKLTTRLVRENQTIVIEDLTVRNMVRNHTLARAISDAAWTTMRTMLEYKSAWYGRTLVTVDRWFPSSKLCSACGAVAERLPLNVREWTCNGCGTTHDRDVNAARSILAAGLAVSVCGAGVRPQRSSPGGLSATKQKTPRREP, from the coding sequence ATGACCGCGAGCCAGGTGAAGCGGGCGTTCAAGTACCGTTTCTATCCGACCGATGCGCAGGCAGCCGAGCTGTCGCGCACGTTCGGATGTGTGCGGAAGGTCTACAACCTGGCCCTGGCCGCCCGTACCGAGGCGTGGGCGAGGGGCGAGCGGGTCAACTACAACCAGACCTCTTCCCTGCTGACGGGGTGGAAGAGGACTGAGGAGCTGGCCTATCTGTCCGAGGTGTCGTCCGTCCCGCTCCAGCAGTGCCTGAGGCACCTGCAGAGCGCGTTCGCCGGCTTCTTCGCCAGGCGGGGCAAGTACCCGCGTTTCAAGTCGCGGAAGAAGTCCCGCAGGTCCGCCGAGTACACGTCCAGCGGGTTCCGGTACCGGGACGGGAAGCTGACCCTGGCCAAGATGAGCGGTCCGCTGGCGGTCGTGTGGTCCCGGCCGCTGCCCGAGGGTGCGGTGCCGTCGACGGTGACGGTGTCCCAGGACGCGGCCGGTCGCTGGTTCGTCTCGATGCTGTGCGACGACACCCCCGCCCCCGTGCCGGAGACGGTGAAGGCCGTCGGGATCGACGCCGGTATCACCAGCCTCGTGACGCTCTCCACCGGGGAGAAGGTCACCAACCCGAAGTTCGAACGCAAGGACCGTGCCCGGCTGGCGAAGGCCCAGCGGGAACTCTCCCGCAAGGCCCGAGGTGACGGGGCCAACCGGGCCAAGGCCCGGCGCAAGGTGGCCGGGATCCATGCCCGGATCGCCGACCGGCGCCGGGATCACCTGCACAAGCTGACCACTCGTCTCGTTCGTGAGAACCAAACGATCGTGATCGAGGACCTGACCGTGCGCAACATGGTCAGGAACCACACCCTGGCCCGCGCCATCAGTGACGCGGCCTGGACCACGATGCGCACCATGCTGGAGTACAAGAGCGCCTGGTACGGAAGAACCCTGGTCACCGTCGACCGCTGGTTCCCCTCCTCCAAACTGTGCTCCGCCTGTGGCGCCGTCGCGGAAAGACTGCCGCTGAACGTCCGTGAATGGACGTGCAACGGCTGCGGTACGACCCACGACCGCGACGTGAACGCGGCGCGGAGCATTCTGGCGGCCGGGCTGGCCGTGTCTGTCTGTGGAGCCGGTGTAAGACCTCAACGGAGTTCTCCGGGCGGGCTGTCGGCGACGAAGCAGAAAACCCCACGGCGCGAGCCGTAG
- a CDS encoding DUF1015 domain-containing protein: protein MNSEGPAATDGLRLLPFRGLRYVPERVGSLAAVTSPPYDVVVRPDGLDHLESSDPYNIVRLILPQAPTPGDRHRKAADTLARWLAEGVLAADPEPALYVYEQRHGDLLQRGLIGALALSDPADGIVLPHEDVMPDIVADRAALMRTTDAHLEPLLFTYRGEGEATGATAVVEQAVRRPPLLATTTEDGFSHKLWALTDPAEIAEVEKDLADRQALIADGHHRWATYLRLRAEHPGPGPWSYGLVLLVDTARYPLRVRAIHRLIRRLPLSDALAALDGSFRVRRLELELPAALDALAEAAAGGNAFLLAGDGSFHLADRPDPGLIARTVRADRPEAWRALDATVLHATLLERLWRIPDSPDEIGYIHDTAAAVAQAERHGGTAVLLHPVREDIVRELARQGVTMPRKSTSFGPKPATGLVLRSLALE from the coding sequence ATGAACAGCGAAGGTCCCGCGGCCACCGACGGCCTGCGTCTGCTCCCCTTCCGCGGACTGCGCTACGTCCCCGAACGGGTCGGCTCCCTCGCCGCCGTCACCTCCCCGCCGTACGACGTCGTCGTCCGGCCCGACGGACTCGACCATCTGGAATCGTCCGATCCGTACAACATCGTCCGGCTGATCCTCCCCCAGGCGCCCACTCCCGGGGACCGCCACCGCAAGGCGGCCGACACGCTCGCCCGCTGGTTGGCCGAGGGGGTGCTGGCCGCCGATCCCGAGCCGGCCCTCTATGTGTACGAGCAGCGGCACGGCGATCTTCTCCAGCGCGGCCTGATCGGCGCCCTCGCGCTCTCCGACCCCGCCGACGGCATCGTCCTGCCCCATGAGGACGTGATGCCCGACATCGTTGCCGACCGGGCCGCCCTGATGCGTACCACCGACGCGCATCTCGAACCGCTGCTGTTCACCTACCGCGGCGAGGGGGAGGCGACCGGCGCGACGGCCGTCGTCGAACAGGCCGTCCGGCGGCCGCCGCTGCTCGCCACGACCACCGAGGACGGCTTCAGCCACAAGCTGTGGGCGCTGACCGATCCGGCGGAGATCGCCGAGGTGGAGAAGGATCTGGCCGACCGTCAGGCGCTGATCGCCGACGGCCACCACCGGTGGGCCACCTATCTGCGGCTGCGCGCCGAGCATCCGGGCCCGGGCCCCTGGAGCTACGGTCTGGTACTTCTCGTGGACACGGCCCGCTATCCGCTGCGGGTCCGGGCGATCCACCGGCTGATCCGCCGGCTTCCGCTGTCGGACGCCCTCGCCGCGCTCGACGGCTCCTTCCGGGTACGCCGGCTGGAGCTGGAGCTGCCGGCGGCGCTCGACGCCCTCGCGGAGGCCGCGGCCGGTGGCAATGCCTTCCTGCTCGCCGGTGACGGCTCCTTCCATCTCGCCGACCGGCCCGACCCCGGTCTGATCGCCCGTACGGTCCGCGCCGACCGCCCGGAGGCATGGCGAGCGCTGGACGCGACCGTGCTGCACGCCACCCTGCTGGAGCGGCTCTGGCGGATCCCGGACTCCCCGGACGAGATCGGCTACATCCATGACACGGCCGCGGCCGTTGCCCAGGCCGAACGCCACGGCGGTACGGCGGTGCTGCTGCATCCGGTACGGGAGGACATCGTCCGGGAACTGGCCCGTCAGGGCGTGACGATGCCCCGCAAGTCGACGTCCTTCGGCCCCAAACCGGCGACCGGACTGGTCCTGCGGAGTCTGGCCCTGGAGTAA
- a CDS encoding tetratricopeptide repeat protein, with protein sequence MPIPDDVTGDEIDKDVRQELQSLPKGLAEDVARNLVMVAKLIDEDAEEAYGYSRVALRLASRVAAVREAAGFAAYATQRYSEALAEFRAARRMTGGVELWPVMADCERGLGRPERTLAMAGEPEVAKLDKAGQVEMRLVAAGARRDMGQLDAAIVTLQGPELASTSVQSWTARLRYAYADALLAAGREDEAREWFAKAVEADKDGTTDASDRLAEMDGVEFVDAMDLDDDTDATDGSGDAPEAKADAEPDEDADEDADEDEVTDGERDA encoded by the coding sequence CTGCCGATCCCGGACGATGTCACCGGTGACGAGATCGACAAGGACGTACGGCAGGAGCTCCAGAGCCTGCCGAAGGGACTGGCCGAAGACGTCGCCCGTAACCTCGTGATGGTCGCCAAGCTGATCGACGAGGACGCGGAGGAGGCGTACGGCTACTCCCGTGTCGCGCTCCGGCTGGCCTCCCGGGTCGCCGCGGTCCGCGAGGCCGCCGGGTTCGCCGCGTACGCGACCCAGCGGTACTCGGAGGCCCTGGCCGAGTTCCGGGCCGCCCGGCGGATGACCGGTGGGGTCGAGCTGTGGCCCGTCATGGCGGATTGCGAGCGCGGTCTCGGCCGGCCCGAGCGGACGCTGGCGATGGCCGGTGAGCCCGAGGTGGCGAAGCTGGACAAGGCCGGACAGGTCGAAATGCGGCTGGTGGCCGCCGGGGCCCGGCGCGACATGGGGCAGTTGGACGCCGCCATCGTCACCCTCCAGGGCCCGGAGCTGGCTTCCACCTCCGTCCAGTCATGGACCGCGCGACTCCGGTACGCCTACGCCGACGCGCTGCTGGCGGCCGGGCGCGAGGACGAGGCCCGTGAGTGGTTCGCCAAGGCGGTGGAGGCCGACAAGGACGGTACGACCGACGCCTCCGACCGGCTGGCCGAGATGGACGGCGTGGAGTTCGTCGACGCGATGGACCTCGACGACGACACGGACGCCACCGACGGCAGTGGCGATGCCCCCGAGGCCAAGGCCGACGCCGAGCCCGACGAGGACGCCGATGAGGACGCCGACGAGGACGAGGTCACGGACGGCGAGCGCGACGCGTAG
- a CDS encoding DNA-3-methyladenine glycosylase — translation MTERSDRTPLPRNLLDRPVLDVAPDLLGRVLVRRTAEGPIVLRITEVEAYAGELDPGSHAFRGRTPRNEVMFGPPGHAYVYFTYGMWHCLNVVCGPEGRASGVLLRAGEVLEGQELARKRRLSARYDKELAKGPARLATALGVDRVLNGTDLCTGDDAPLTLCPGEPPAPDLVRNGPRTGVGGDGAHHPWRFWIDGDPTVSPYRPHVPRKRAT, via the coding sequence ATGACCGAGCGATCCGACCGTACGCCCCTGCCCAGAAACCTCCTCGACCGGCCGGTGCTGGACGTGGCACCCGACCTCCTGGGCCGAGTGCTGGTACGGCGGACGGCCGAGGGCCCCATCGTGCTCCGGATCACCGAGGTCGAGGCGTACGCGGGCGAGCTGGACCCCGGCTCCCACGCCTTCCGCGGCCGGACCCCGCGCAACGAGGTCATGTTCGGACCGCCCGGCCATGCGTACGTCTACTTCACCTACGGCATGTGGCACTGCCTCAACGTCGTCTGCGGCCCCGAGGGCCGGGCGAGCGGGGTACTGCTGAGGGCCGGCGAGGTCCTCGAGGGACAGGAGCTGGCCCGCAAACGTCGACTCTCGGCCCGTTATGACAAGGAACTGGCCAAAGGTCCCGCACGGCTGGCCACGGCCCTCGGTGTCGACCGCGTCCTGAACGGCACGGACCTCTGTACGGGCGACGACGCCCCCCTGACCTTGTGCCCCGGCGAGCCCCCGGCACCTGACCTGGTGCGCAACGGCCCCCGCACGGGAGTGGGCGGCGACGGCGCCCACCACCCCTGGCGCTTCTGGATCGACGGCGACCCCACAGTGAGCCCCTATCGCCCCCATGTCCCTCGCAAGAGGGCAACTTGA